In the Peribacillus sp. FSL H8-0477 genome, ATTCTGTTTTTCTCATTAATAGTATTGTAATTTCCACACACTTATTTATCCTTTTATTAACAAAAACAAGCAGCGCCTCGCGATTGAGACACTGCTTGCAGTCAGCCAATTATGAACGGTGACGCATAGTAGGGAACAATAGTACATCTCGGATAGACGGAGAGTTAGTTAATAACATAACTAAACGGTCAATTCCAATTCCAAGACCACCCGTTGGCGGCATGCCATATTCAAGTGCTTCTAAGAAATCTTCATCCATTTCGTGAGCTTCGTCATTTCCTTGCTCACGCTCTTTCATTTGTGCTTCAAAACGCTCTCTTTGATCTACTGGATCATTTAGCTCCGAGAAAGCATTTGCATACTCGCGTCCCACAATGAAGAGCTCAAAGCGATCTGTAAAGCGCGGATCTTTTTCGTTTTTCTTAGCAAGTGGAGAGATTTCTACTGGGTGACCAAAGATAAACGTCGGTTGAATCAGCTTTTCTTCAACTACTTGTTCAAAGAACTCATTAACAACATGACCAAATTCCATTGTCTCTTTTATTTGGATGTTATGTTCCTTCGCCAGCTGTTGTGCTTCTTCTTTCGTCATCTGTTTCCAGAAGTCTACTCCAGTATGTTCTTTAATCGCATCAACCATGTGAAGTCTAGTCCACTCTGGCTTCAACTCTATATCGTGTCCTCCATATTGTACGGTCGTAGTACCAAGTACTTTTTGCGCAATATGTGCGACCATGTTTTCAGTCAATCTCATGATATCTTGATAATCAGCATAGGCTTCATATAATTCTATCATCGTAAACTCTGGGTTATGTCGTGTTGATGTTCCTTCATTTCTGAATACCCGGCCAATTTCATACACTTTTTCTAAGCCGCCGACAATCAGACGCTTAAGATGAAGTTCAATCGCAATTCTCATAAATAAAGGCATATCCAATGCATTGTGATGAGTAAGGAACGGGCGCGCAGCTGCACCGCCTGCAATTGTATGAAGTAACGGTGTTTCAACCTCTAGATATCCATGATCATCAAGATATCTGCGCATTTCACGAATAATCTTACTCCGTGTAATGAATGTTTGTTTGCTTTCATCATTTGTCATTAAGTCAACATACCGTTTACGGTAACGTTCCTCAACATCCTTTAATCCGTGGAATTTATCTGGAAGCGGACGAAGAGCTTTTGATAGGAAAGTGAATTCCTTTGCTTTAACAGAAAGTTCGCCAACCTTCGTTCTAAAAATATTCCCCTTGATGCCGATAATA is a window encoding:
- the lysS gene encoding lysine--tRNA ligase, producing the protein MDAMVANGQDPFGSRFERTHLAAKIVEEFSELTEEELSEGKEVVLAGRVMTKRGKGKAGFAHLQDISGQIQIYVRQDAIGEEAYDLFKQADLGDIIGIKGNIFRTKVGELSVKAKEFTFLSKALRPLPDKFHGLKDVEERYRKRYVDLMTNDESKQTFITRSKIIREMRRYLDDHGYLEVETPLLHTIAGGAAARPFLTHHNALDMPLFMRIAIELHLKRLIVGGLEKVYEIGRVFRNEGTSTRHNPEFTMIELYEAYADYQDIMRLTENMVAHIAQKVLGTTTVQYGGHDIELKPEWTRLHMVDAIKEHTGVDFWKQMTKEEAQQLAKEHNIQIKETMEFGHVVNEFFEQVVEEKLIQPTFIFGHPVEISPLAKKNEKDPRFTDRFELFIVGREYANAFSELNDPVDQRERFEAQMKEREQGNDEAHEMDEDFLEALEYGMPPTGGLGIGIDRLVMLLTNSPSIRDVLLFPTMRHRS